In the Perca flavescens isolate YP-PL-M2 chromosome 20, PFLA_1.0, whole genome shotgun sequence genome, one interval contains:
- the LOC114546597 gene encoding LOW QUALITY PROTEIN: 5'-nucleotidase-like (The sequence of the model RefSeq protein was modified relative to this genomic sequence to represent the inferred CDS: inserted 2 bases in 1 codon), whose protein sequence is MSVWTSRCALLTSLCLFLNCSATVSTFELTLLHTNDNHARIEETSKDSGKCPAGGPCFGGVARRFTKVSEIRKKEKNVLLLDAGDQFQGTVWFNYYKGAEAAHFMNKLGYDAMSFGNHEFDNGVEGLIQPFLQNVNCSVVSANIITDQTGTKLSRYFQPYTILNVGSEKVAVVGYTTAETPFLSMPGQHLKFEDEVKALQVQVDKLETLGYNKIIALGHSGFDVDRDIAKRVRGVDVVIGGHTNTFLYTGKHPSTEVPAGVYPFMVRSNDGRNVPVVQAFAFGKYLGXGNPILMDSSIRQDPDVLADIEKWKKDLAQYSSQYVGQTLVYLNGTFEECRFRECNLGNLICDAMIYHNIKHSSELQWNHVGICMLNSGSIRAAINEHYKNGIHVQYDLSKPVNQRVVSLSMLCTECRVPKYEPLDPKKTYTVVMPSYIVGGGDNFTMIKEELLKHNTGDMDISVLSKYISEMKRVYPAVEGRITFRNSAVFTARSLGLLLLGLCLCLIL, encoded by the exons ATGAGCGTCTGGACGTCTCGGTGCGCTCTCTTGACCTCGCTCTGTCTCTTTCTAAACTGTTCAGCCACAGTGTCGACTTTTGAGTTGACGCTGCTTCACACTAACGACAACCATGCACGGATCGAGGAGACCAGCAAGGACTCGGGGAAGTGTCCAGCCGGGGGTCCTTGCTTCGGCGGAGTCGCCAGGAGGTTCACTAAAGTGTCGGAGATCAGGAAAAAGGAGAAGAACGTGTTGTTGTTGGATGCTGGAGACCAGTTTCAGGGAACTGTCTGGTTCAACTATTATAAAGGCGCCGAGGCAGCGCACTTCATGAACAAACTCGGTTATGATGCTATG TCTTTTGGAAACCATGAGTTTGACAACGGAGTTGAGGGTCTCATTCAGCCCTTCCTCCAAAATGTGAATTGCTCTGTGGTGAGTGCCAACATCATAACTGACCAGACTGGCACAAAGCTCAGCCGCTACTTTCAGCCCTACACAATCCTAAATGTGGGCTCAGAGAAAGTGGCTGTGGTCGGCTACACCACTGCTGAGACACCCTTCTTATCCATGCCAG GCCAACACTTAAAGTTTGAGGATGAAGTGAAGGCACTTCAGGTTCAGGTTGATAAGCTGGAAACCTTGGGCTATAATAAGATCATCGCCCTGGGCCACTCTGGCTTTGACGTGGATCGAGATATCGCCAAGCGTGTGAGAGGAGTTGATGTCGTTATTGGAGGACACACCAACACATTCCTCTATACTG GAAAGCACCCATCCACTGAAGTGCCTGCAGGTGTGTACCCTTTTATGGTGAGGTCTAATGATGGGAGAAACGTGCCAGTGGTCCAGGCCTTTGCCTTTGGGAAGTACCTTGG TGGAAACCCCATCCTAATGGACAGTAGCATACGTCAAG ACCCAGATGTCCTTGCTGACATTGAGAAGTGGAAGAAAGACTTGGCCCAGTATTCCTCGCAGTATGTCGGACAGACCTTAGTCTATCTCAATGGGACGTTTGAAGAGTGTCGATTTCGGGAGTGTAACCTTGGAAACCTAATCTGTGATGCTATG ATTTATCACAATATAAAGCATTCAAGTGAGCTGCAGTGGAATCATGTGGGCATATGTATGCTGAACAGTGGGTCTATACGGGCAGCTATTAACGAGCACTACAAAAATG GCATTCACGTTCAGTATGACCTCTCCAAACCAGTGAACCAGCGTGTAGTGTCTCTGTCCATGCTCTGCACTGAGTGCCGTGTGCCCAAGTATGAACCGTTAGACCCAAAGAAGACATACACTGTGGTCATGCCTTCATACATTGTGGGCGGAGGTGATAACTTTACCATGATCAAGGAGGAGTTACTGAAGCATAACACAG GTGACATGGACATTTCTGTTTTGTCCAAATACATCTCGGAAATGAAGCGTGTGTACCCAGCAGTAGAAGGCCGGATCACATTCAGGAACTCGGCTGTCTTTACGGCTCGCAGCCTTGGATTATTGCTGCTGGGTTTATGTCTGTGCCTGATCCTCTGA